Below is a window of Brachyspira hampsonii DNA.
CTAAAAATGCTTTTAATAATAATTCACCTAATTCATCATTTCCTTGTCCCATTACTTTTTTATCAACAACAGCAATTACAGGACCTGAAGATTTTTCTTTACTAGTATCATTAGAAGATAATTCTTTATTTTTTATAATTTTAAAATTTAATCCTTCATTTGTATATGTTATGCCGTTATTTTTTAAAAAGTCTGTAATATTGTGAAATGCCACTTCATCATCTATCAATACTTCTATTTCTTCATTTAAAGCAGCATTTGTTATTGCGGTTTTTGTTAAGATTAATGGTTTTGGACAAGGCACGCCTTTAGCATTTACTGTTTTCATAATTTTACTTCCTTAAATATATAATTTGTAATAATAGCGTATATGATATATTAAAAAAAATTTATTGTCAATTATATGCATCAAAATAAGATTTAATAAAATAAATTTTTATTATATAAAATGTGCCATATAATTATCTTTTTCAAATGCTAAAAATACATTATGGAATAATTCAAATATAT
It encodes the following:
- the yedF gene encoding sulfurtransferase-like selenium metabolism protein YedF, whose protein sequence is MKTVNAKGVPCPKPLILTKTAITNAALNEEIEVLIDDEVAFHNITDFLKNNGITYTNEGLNFKIIKNKELSSNDTSKEKSSGPVIAVVDKKVMGQGNDELGELLLKAFLGALKDANPKPEALYCYNGGVYLGIEEPYKTLLQELRNAGIKIFFCGTCVKFYELNEIKVEEQTNMLGIIEAMANASAVIRV